Proteins encoded together in one Paenibacillus segetis window:
- a CDS encoding sensor histidine kinase: MKIKWFDRLKGLVFPRSLRFQLLSRSLFILAALLILIGSFQYVLMKDFLYRNQSDTLISQMRSIPKNLFGINPPSLDRRGEGVPSSDILTPDNRGYNRSPVFFFPGTSMAYISEDGSFTDLTDEYGIPSPRLSDKDYAEVTKKPSKENQGVYHVVQDVDGNEQLVVSTAVGGPDNHNGIIQMGTLTAPLREVALRQLMTFGSLSLLALAGGLMLYLPILRRTLNPLDQMISTVEDTNAGNLNNRFPDTLGQSEIDRLAKSFNGMLERLEESFEAEREAKEQMRRFIADASHELRTPLTSIHGFVEVLLRGAVDRPEQLNAALNSMHGESKRMKKLVEDLLMLAKLDRAPELQVTETNLNELIAEMEPSLQILAGDRTFILKIDSCRPGMYDSDKIKQVILNLFHNAVQHTDPKDGMITLTLSGYKDRVKLTIKDNGPGIPKEHLPHVFERFYRSDSSRTRKQGGAGLGLAISHSIIEAHGGSISVYSEPGDGALFQVVLPTILT; encoded by the coding sequence ATGAAGATTAAATGGTTCGATCGATTGAAGGGGCTCGTGTTTCCACGTTCGCTTCGCTTTCAATTGCTCTCTCGCTCCTTGTTCATCTTGGCAGCACTGCTCATTCTCATTGGATCGTTTCAATACGTTCTGATGAAAGACTTCCTATATCGCAATCAATCGGATACATTGATTTCGCAAATGAGAAGCATACCGAAGAACCTGTTTGGGATTAATCCCCCTTCCCTAGATCGAAGAGGTGAAGGAGTTCCAAGCTCCGATATATTGACCCCTGATAATAGAGGGTATAATAGAAGCCCTGTCTTTTTCTTTCCCGGCACCTCGATGGCCTATATAAGTGAAGATGGAAGCTTTACGGACTTAACAGATGAATATGGGATTCCGTCCCCCCGTCTTTCCGACAAAGATTATGCTGAGGTTACTAAGAAGCCAAGCAAAGAGAACCAAGGCGTATACCACGTAGTTCAAGACGTCGATGGAAATGAACAACTCGTCGTGAGTACAGCTGTTGGCGGACCCGATAACCACAACGGGATCATTCAAATGGGTACGCTCACCGCCCCACTACGCGAAGTGGCTCTGCGACAACTCATGACTTTCGGATCCCTTTCACTTCTCGCACTCGCAGGAGGTTTGATGCTATACCTACCGATTTTGCGCCGAACTTTGAACCCACTTGACCAGATGATTAGCACGGTTGAGGATACCAATGCTGGCAACTTGAATAACAGGTTTCCCGACACGCTAGGGCAATCCGAAATCGATCGGTTAGCGAAATCATTTAATGGGATGCTTGAACGACTAGAGGAGTCCTTTGAAGCTGAACGGGAAGCAAAGGAGCAGATGAGACGATTCATCGCCGACGCTTCGCATGAACTACGTACCCCTCTTACATCGATTCACGGATTTGTGGAGGTACTTTTACGTGGTGCCGTTGATAGACCGGAGCAATTGAATGCCGCATTGAACAGCATGCATGGGGAATCCAAACGCATGAAGAAGCTTGTAGAGGATCTGCTGATGCTGGCCAAATTAGATCGTGCTCCGGAGCTTCAGGTAACCGAGACTAACTTAAATGAACTTATCGCAGAAATGGAACCAAGTCTGCAAATCCTCGCAGGAGACCGAACATTCATACTGAAAATAGACTCTTGCAGGCCGGGTATGTACGATTCTGATAAAATTAAACAGGTCATTCTGAATCTATTCCATAATGCAGTCCAGCACACGGATCCTAAGGATGGAATGATTACTCTTACCTTGTCTGGTTACAAGGACCGGGTCAAATTAACGATTAAAGATAACGGGCCGGGGATCCCTAAGGAGCATCTACCGCATGTCTTTGAACGATTCTATCGCAGTGATTCATCCCGTACACGCAAGCAAGGTGGTGCTGGTTTAGGTCTCGCCATATCCCATTCCATTATCGAAGCCCATGGAGGCAGCATTAGCGTCTACAGTGAACCTGGTGATGGTGCTCTGTTTCAAGTCGTCCTTCCAACTATACTGACCTAA
- a CDS encoding glycosyltransferase family 39 protein — translation MGFVKKHRVDIPIVLTLLLAAFLNGFGIWRDHYVNTYYTTAVGSMLQSFHNFFYASLDSAGSVTVDKPPVTFWIQSIFAYVFGLYGWSVILPQALTGVGSVWLIYLLIKPTFGLTAARLSALVLACTPIVASVSRTNNIDSMLVFDLLLGTWFLFRGVRGNKTWSILGAFAVIGVGFNMKMLEAYMVVPAFYLFYLLAVKLNWKKKLSILAGATVMLIVVSLSWAVIVDSIPENERPYIGSSQTNSVLELAFGYNGIARLTGNKGGGVIRSVSHSVEATVPSVDDKMDKVEGSDAADSRTRQFIGKEDAPLNETTLRGGTQRTESPFPGIMQGNGFIGGGANPKGFSNGGGNIFGTGEKGVFRLFQSGLSGQTSWLIPFAAWACIALFSGLRRNNFTPRHKEGLFWLAWLIPGMAFFSVAGFFHQYYLIMLAPPVAALVGAGWTSLWESFSGKSGWTSWLLPTAIVTTALLEWYIIQPYDDTIGAYWSMGILIAGVLAAGLLIVVRGKGRNITYWSALIGLLVLLIGPLFWSATPIVYGQNSQLPQAGPSRSAGHDGMGLVGGKDFSIGKGIGNGIGMGNVFGGGGMPGGNSSQGVNSDLLSYLKENNTGETYLFAAANYGTAAPYIIDKGEHVIILGGYSGSDPVYTTDKLAHLVASGQVKFFMISQGGRGGSSEITDWIKEHGKEIQVSNSTLYEVTLGN, via the coding sequence ATGGGCTTTGTTAAAAAGCATCGAGTGGATATCCCTATCGTTTTAACATTATTGTTAGCAGCATTCTTAAATGGATTCGGCATTTGGAGAGACCACTACGTAAATACATACTACACGACTGCCGTAGGCAGCATGCTTCAGAGCTTCCATAACTTTTTCTACGCCTCATTGGACTCAGCGGGGTCAGTAACAGTTGATAAACCACCGGTTACATTTTGGATTCAGAGTATCTTTGCCTATGTCTTCGGGCTTTATGGTTGGAGTGTAATTCTACCTCAGGCTTTGACGGGAGTAGGTTCAGTATGGCTCATTTATCTATTGATCAAACCTACATTTGGTCTTACCGCTGCCAGACTTTCGGCGCTCGTATTAGCTTGTACTCCTATTGTAGCTTCTGTAAGTAGAACGAATAATATCGACAGTATGTTAGTATTTGATCTTCTGCTTGGTACGTGGTTTTTATTTAGAGGAGTTAGAGGAAATAAGACTTGGAGTATACTTGGGGCTTTCGCTGTTATTGGTGTAGGATTCAACATGAAAATGCTTGAAGCTTATATGGTAGTACCTGCGTTTTATTTGTTCTATTTACTTGCTGTTAAACTGAATTGGAAGAAAAAATTAAGTATTCTTGCGGGTGCCACAGTTATGTTAATTGTGGTCTCGTTGTCATGGGCGGTCATAGTTGATTCAATTCCTGAAAATGAGCGTCCTTATATTGGCAGCAGCCAGACAAATTCCGTACTCGAGCTTGCTTTTGGTTATAACGGTATCGCCCGTTTGACTGGAAATAAAGGCGGCGGGGTTATACGAAGTGTATCCCATAGTGTTGAGGCAACGGTCCCATCGGTAGATGACAAGATGGATAAAGTGGAAGGTAGCGACGCAGCAGACAGTCGTACGAGACAATTTATTGGTAAGGAAGACGCGCCGCTGAATGAAACTACTTTAAGAGGAGGTACTCAACGAACGGAGTCTCCTTTTCCCGGGATTATGCAGGGTAATGGTTTTATAGGTGGAGGGGCAAATCCTAAAGGTTTCTCAAATGGTGGCGGTAATATATTTGGTACAGGTGAGAAAGGTGTGTTCCGGTTATTTCAATCGGGGTTATCTGGGCAAACGAGCTGGCTCATTCCATTTGCAGCCTGGGCTTGCATCGCCTTATTTAGTGGATTACGCAGAAATAATTTCACTCCAAGACACAAAGAAGGCTTATTTTGGCTCGCGTGGCTAATACCTGGAATGGCTTTCTTCAGTGTTGCCGGATTTTTTCACCAGTACTATTTGATCATGCTTGCTCCACCCGTAGCAGCGCTTGTCGGAGCGGGTTGGACTTCTCTATGGGAGTCTTTTTCGGGCAAAAGCGGATGGACTTCTTGGTTATTACCTACAGCGATTGTAACAACTGCGTTACTAGAATGGTATATCATCCAGCCATATGACGATACAATTGGTGCTTACTGGTCGATGGGGATACTTATCGCAGGGGTGCTAGCAGCAGGTTTGTTAATTGTAGTGAGAGGAAAGGGGCGAAATATCACTTACTGGTCTGCATTGATCGGTCTTCTAGTTCTACTCATTGGGCCTTTATTCTGGTCCGCTACACCGATCGTTTATGGCCAGAATAGCCAACTCCCTCAGGCAGGCCCTTCAAGATCTGCTGGACATGATGGTATGGGACTAGTAGGTGGTAAGGATTTTAGCATAGGAAAAGGAATCGGAAATGGGATAGGAATGGGTAACGTCTTTGGTGGCGGTGGTATGCCGGGGGGCAATTCGAGCCAAGGGGTGAATTCCGACTTGTTATCCTATTTGAAGGAGAACAATACGGGCGAAACCTATTTGTTCGCAGCTGCGAATTATGGAACGGCAGCCCCATATATCATTGATAAAGGGGAGCACGTCATTATTTTAGGTGGTTATTCTGGGTCAGACCCCGTGTATACTACGGACAAATTGGCGCATCTGGTGGCTAGCGGCCAAGTGAAATTTTTTATGATATCACAGGGAGGCCGTGGTGGTAGCTCAGAAATAACAGATTGGATTAAAGAACATGGGAAGGAAATACAGGTGAGTAACTCGACACTATATGAAGTGACATTAGGAAACTAA
- a CDS encoding manganese-dependent inorganic pyrophosphatase — MDKVLIFGHKNPDTDTICSAIAYADLKSKLGWNVEPVALGNVNGETAFALDRFGFQAPRVIEAAAGEVKDVILVDHNERQQSVADIDQVRVVEVIDHHRIANFETSGPLYYRAEPVGCTATILNKLYKENGISVPSNIAGLMLSAIISDSLLFKSPTCTEQDVKAARELADIAGVNADEYGLDLLKAGADLSDKTIGQLISLDAKEFDMGGSKVEIAQVNAVDVNDVLSRQAEIESALNEIIESKGLGLFLFVVTDILNNDSVGLALGKDAAAVEQAYGVKLADNKAILKGVVSRKSQIVPVLTDIFNKR; from the coding sequence ATGGATAAAGTATTGATTTTCGGTCATAAAAATCCTGACACGGATACTATTTGCTCAGCTATAGCTTATGCGGACTTGAAGTCCAAGCTAGGTTGGAACGTTGAACCTGTTGCCTTAGGCAACGTTAATGGTGAGACTGCGTTTGCTCTGGATCGTTTTGGATTCCAAGCACCACGGGTCATCGAGGCAGCTGCTGGGGAGGTCAAAGACGTTATTCTAGTCGATCATAATGAACGCCAACAAAGCGTTGCTGACATTGATCAAGTTCGGGTCGTTGAGGTAATTGATCACCACCGTATCGCGAACTTCGAAACGAGTGGACCACTTTACTATCGTGCTGAACCCGTTGGTTGTACAGCAACAATCCTTAATAAATTGTATAAAGAAAATGGAATTAGCGTTCCTAGTAATATAGCTGGGCTTATGTTGTCTGCTATTATCTCGGATTCTCTCTTGTTTAAATCACCTACATGCACAGAGCAGGATGTTAAAGCAGCTCGCGAACTTGCGGACATTGCTGGTGTAAATGCTGATGAATATGGTTTGGACCTGTTGAAAGCAGGGGCTGACCTGAGTGACAAAACGATTGGGCAGCTTATCTCCCTTGATGCCAAGGAATTTGATATGGGTGGATCGAAAGTAGAAATCGCTCAAGTCAATGCAGTAGATGTAAATGATGTACTATCACGCCAAGCGGAGATTGAGTCTGCTCTGAACGAGATCATCGAGAGCAAAGGACTAGGTTTATTCCTCTTTGTCGTAACAGATATTCTTAACAATGATTCCGTGGGATTGGCTCTTGGTAAAGATGCCGCTGCTGTTGAACAGGCTTACGGCGTGAAATTGGCCGATAACAAAGCTATTCTTAAAGGCGTTGTATCCCGTAAATCGCAAATTGTTCCGGTACTAACGGATATTTTTAATAAGCGATAA
- the hflX gene encoding GTPase HflX, with protein sequence MEQLEQKAILVGVNLNHQEDFEYSMEELANLAEACDIEVVGTMTQNLPRVNKSHYIGTGKSGEVLALLEGQEGNLVIFNDELSPSQIRNLEADLQCKVIDRTILILDIFARRAKTREAQLQVEIAQLKYMLPRLIGLRESLGRQSGGVGTKNRGAGETRLELDRRRIEEKITVMSKELEVLVSHRQTQRKQRKKNDVPVVSLVGYTNAGKSTIMNALMEQFSTAPEKLVLEKDMLFATLETSVRNIPQPDNKSFLLTDTVGFVSKLPHHLIKAFRSTLEEVAEADLLIHVVDYSNPEYDRLIDITIQTLKEIGITDIPTLYAYNKSDLTDRHIPQVEGDKIYLAAKPRIGIPELVEAIRERIFKDYIRCDMLIPYDQGAVVSYLNESAHILSTEYEEAGTKISMECRLSDYGKYKQYVVEATE encoded by the coding sequence ATGGAACAATTAGAACAAAAAGCGATATTAGTTGGAGTTAATCTGAATCACCAGGAAGACTTCGAATATTCGATGGAAGAGCTGGCGAATTTGGCTGAGGCCTGTGATATTGAGGTCGTAGGAACGATGACACAAAATTTGCCTCGCGTAAATAAATCTCATTACATCGGTACCGGAAAAAGTGGTGAGGTATTAGCATTGCTGGAAGGGCAAGAGGGTAATCTTGTGATTTTCAATGACGAGTTGTCCCCTTCGCAAATTCGTAATCTTGAAGCTGATTTGCAGTGCAAGGTAATCGACCGGACGATTTTGATCCTCGATATATTTGCAAGAAGAGCGAAGACGAGAGAAGCTCAATTGCAGGTCGAGATTGCACAGCTTAAATACATGCTACCTCGCTTGATCGGGCTTCGTGAGTCGTTAGGTCGGCAGAGCGGGGGAGTTGGAACCAAGAACCGTGGTGCTGGTGAGACACGGCTTGAGCTGGATCGGCGCCGGATTGAAGAGAAGATCACGGTTATGAGCAAAGAGTTGGAGGTACTTGTATCCCATCGACAAACACAACGTAAACAACGTAAAAAAAATGATGTGCCCGTTGTTTCACTCGTAGGTTATACAAACGCAGGGAAGTCGACGATTATGAATGCGTTGATGGAGCAGTTCAGCACAGCTCCTGAGAAGCTAGTCCTTGAGAAAGACATGTTGTTCGCAACGCTGGAAACATCAGTACGTAACATTCCACAGCCAGACAATAAGTCTTTTCTACTCACGGATACCGTTGGTTTTGTCAGTAAGCTACCGCATCATTTGATCAAAGCATTTCGTTCAACACTTGAAGAAGTGGCTGAGGCGGATTTGCTCATTCATGTGGTGGATTATAGCAATCCAGAGTACGATCGTCTGATCGATATTACCATTCAAACCCTAAAGGAAATTGGAATTACAGACATTCCGACTCTCTATGCCTATAATAAATCTGATCTCACGGACAGACATATTCCTCAAGTTGAGGGAGATAAGATATACCTTGCCGCCAAACCACGAATCGGAATTCCTGAATTAGTGGAGGCGATTAGAGAACGAATCTTCAAAGATTATATCCGTTGTGATATGTTAATTCCTTATGATCAAGGGGCTGTTGTGTCTTATTTAAATGAGAGTGCACATATCCTGTCGACAGAATATGAAGAAGCAGGAACGAAAATAAGCATGGAGTGCAGATTGAGTGATTACGGGAAATATAAGCAGTATGTTGTTGAAGCAACAGAATAG
- a CDS encoding DUF2500 domain-containing protein, protein MMSGFPSPGGGGFEFMSTLFPIFFIIVLGLIIFSIIRSGARYVSNASSPRKSIYATIISKRMDVQNHAHTHAGDNMHTTHSSRTYYYITLQFDNGERKEYLDVKNIYGLVAEGDIGYAATQGDWIVAFERDMQVSPGGSRF, encoded by the coding sequence ATGATGTCAGGTTTCCCTTCACCTGGTGGTGGCGGTTTTGAATTCATGAGCACGTTATTCCCGATCTTTTTCATTATCGTACTTGGCTTGATTATCTTTAGCATCATCCGAAGCGGTGCACGATACGTCAGCAATGCCAGTTCACCACGAAAATCGATATATGCGACCATTATCTCCAAACGAATGGACGTTCAGAACCATGCCCATACCCATGCAGGCGACAACATGCATACCACGCACTCTTCGCGCACTTACTACTACATCACGCTGCAGTTTGACAATGGAGAACGTAAAGAGTACTTAGATGTCAAAAATATTTACGGACTAGTTGCCGAAGGCGATATAGGATATGCGGCAACACAGGGTGATTGGATTGTTGCATTTGAACGTGATATGCAAGTCAGCCCCGGGGGTAGTCGATTTTAA
- a CDS encoding response regulator transcription factor has protein sequence MNNTKGIKIMLVDDEPHILQFLEFGLANEGFEVRTAIDGMSAINLAAEFHPHIVVLDVMMPGMDGWEVCRLLKKNMSNIAIIMLTAKDEVDDRVKGLTIGADDYVVKPFSFEELLARIGARLRNQFPALFGEVMLGPFRIDDRRKEITYLEQVLELSPTEYELLKYLVINQGIVLSKTTILDQVWGYDFGGEENIVEVYIRSLREKLNDKEHKLIRTLRGAGYRVDLP, from the coding sequence ATGAACAACACAAAAGGAATCAAAATTATGCTAGTCGATGACGAACCACATATTCTTCAATTCTTGGAATTTGGTTTGGCTAATGAAGGCTTCGAAGTACGAACTGCTATTGATGGGATGAGTGCTATTAATTTGGCAGCAGAATTCCATCCTCATATTGTGGTACTCGATGTCATGATGCCTGGAATGGATGGGTGGGAAGTTTGTCGACTTTTGAAAAAAAATATGAGTAACATCGCCATTATTATGCTGACAGCCAAAGATGAGGTTGATGATCGCGTAAAGGGGCTAACGATTGGCGCCGACGATTATGTGGTGAAACCCTTCAGTTTTGAAGAACTACTGGCCCGCATTGGAGCGCGGTTACGGAATCAATTTCCGGCTCTGTTTGGGGAAGTCATGCTGGGGCCCTTTCGCATTGATGACCGTAGGAAAGAGATCACCTATCTGGAGCAAGTGCTGGAGCTGTCTCCAACGGAATATGAGCTCCTTAAATATTTAGTAATTAATCAAGGTATTGTACTCAGCAAAACCACTATCCTAGATCAAGTATGGGGCTATGATTTTGGGGGAGAGGAAAATATCGTCGAGGTATACATCCGTTCCCTGCGCGAGAAATTGAATGACAAGGAGCACAAACTCATTCGAACGCTACGAGGCGCTGGCTATCGCGTCGATCTGCCATGA